A stretch of Myroides oncorhynchi DNA encodes these proteins:
- the traN gene encoding conjugative transposon protein TraN, whose translation MKTFIKYMLLCLITVNTVTAQNSNQSINLTKAEILPHQIELTQNKTTHILFPSSIEYVDLGSSEIIANKVETTSNVLRLKTTKEDIIPTNFTVIISDGKYYNFNVTYKAVPMSLNYDLTKFENQNNKQQSEVLFKELGKTAPSLADLFMKAIIKKNKKELNIKSKSYQVEAHLKSIYTQDGKLYFHLSINNKSNLPYIIDYVSFKIKDRKTAKRTTIQEVSLKPIRTTTNSQMINSLSKQDNVFMLDQFTLSDKQVLLIKINEKKGIRNQVLKVKSSELLKVRKVNSLKL comes from the coding sequence ATGAAAACATTCATTAAATATATGCTACTGTGTCTAATAACAGTAAACACAGTAACAGCTCAAAACAGCAACCAATCTATTAATCTTACAAAAGCAGAGATACTACCACACCAAATTGAGCTCACCCAAAACAAGACCACTCACATCCTGTTCCCAAGTAGTATTGAATATGTGGACTTAGGCAGTAGTGAAATTATAGCCAATAAAGTTGAAACAACTTCAAACGTCCTTCGTTTAAAAACTACAAAAGAAGACATCATACCTACAAATTTTACAGTGATTATAAGCGATGGTAAATATTACAACTTCAATGTAACCTATAAAGCAGTACCAATGTCACTAAACTATGATTTAACCAAGTTTGAGAATCAAAATAACAAACAACAAAGCGAAGTGTTATTTAAAGAATTAGGTAAGACAGCTCCGAGTCTAGCTGATCTTTTTATGAAGGCCATCATCAAAAAGAACAAGAAAGAGCTAAACATCAAAAGTAAAAGTTACCAAGTAGAAGCCCACTTAAAGAGTATCTATACTCAAGATGGTAAGCTCTACTTTCATTTGTCTATCAACAACAAAAGTAATCTACCATACATAATAGACTATGTAAGTTTTAAAATCAAAGATAGAAAAACGGCAAAACGAACTACTATTCAAGAAGTAAGTTTAAAACCGATTAGAACTACTACTAATTCTCAAATGATAAATAGCCTAAGTAAACAAGACAATGTTTTTATGTTAGATCAGTTTACTCTGTCTGATAAGCAAGTACTATTAATTAAAATCAATGAAAAAAAGGGAATAAGGAATCAGGTTTTAAAAGTTAAGAGTTCGGAACTTTTAAAAGTAAGAAAAGTAAATAGTTTAAAATTGTAA